A single Kwoniella bestiolae CBS 10118 chromosome 8, complete sequence DNA region contains:
- a CDS encoding ATP-dependent RNA helicase DBP3: MSIEESSPAISKEEKKRLKEEKKARKAAKAAKAAATSGESTPIEKKRKSREDGEEVKEKKEKKEKKKKSKAVEQSTETPEAEEPPKKKKKESKSTDESTTESITPAEPEETPALSKKQQKKLAKAQAAATSTDSPSTSTSTSTSTISTIFTPESNTYLSEQNITLTPSIYPPILSIPSLPINPSLQPFLKAFSKPTPIQACSWPALLSKRDVVGIAETGSGKTLSFGVPGLNHVSSLPPVGKKGKGQIAMLVLAPTRELAQQSHDTISAFGKSVGINSVCLFGGVGKYEQINELKNPNTRIVVGTPGRTLDLADAGDLDLSSVSYLVLDEADRMLDQGFENDIRRIIAHTPDHTKGRQTVMFSATWPESVRRLASSFLNDPIRITVGSDELSANKRIEQVVEVLDNSRDKDGRLLYHLRSHLKAHPNTPTSPTRILVFALYKKEAQRLEYTIKRANYNVGALHGDMTQDARFKALDLFKTGKQNVLVATDVAARGLDIPDVGLVINVTFPLTTEDFVHRCGRTGRAGKTGKAVTFFTGENHEKSLAGEFMRVLRDAGAEIPKEMDRFPTTIKKKEHGSYGAFYKDTSDAPAATKITFD; this comes from the exons ATGTCAATCGAAGAATCATCCCCAGCAATAAgcaaagaagagaagaagaggttgaaagaggagaaaaaAGCTAGgaaagctgccaaagctgctaAAGCCGCCGCCACCTCAGGCGAATCCACACCaatcgagaagaagaggaagagcagggaggatggcgaggaggtgaaagagaagaaggaaaagaaagagaagaagaagaagagtaaggCTGTTGAACAGTCCACTGAGACTCCCGAAGCTGAGGAaccaccgaagaagaagaagaaggagtCGAAATCCACCGATGAATCTACTACTGAGAGCATTACTCCCGCCGAACCAGAGGAAACTCCAGCACTGAGTAAGAAACAACAAAAGAAACTCGCCAAAGCTCAAGCCGCAGCCACTTCTACCGactccccctcaacctctacctctacctctacaTCTACAATCTCGACAATCTTCACCCCCGAGTCCAACACCTACCTATCCGAACAAAACATCACTCTAACCCCCTCAATCTACCCACCAatcctctccatcccttccctacccatcaatccatcccTTCAACCATTTCTCAAGGCATTCTCCAAACCAACACCCATCCAAGCATGCAGTTGGCCCGCCCTACTATCCAAACGGGACGTCGTGGGAATCGCCGAAACTGGATCCGGTAAAACCCTGTCGTTCGGGGTACCAGGTTTGAACCACGtttcatccctcccacccgtaggtaagaagggtaaaggaCAAATTGCCATGTTGGTTTTGGCACCTACTAGGGAGCTGGCGCAACAGTCCCATGATACTATCTCGGCATTTGGGAAATCCGTGGGGATCAACTCGGTGTGTCTGTTTGGAGGGGTGGGGAAATACGAGCAGATCAACGAGTTGAAGAATCCCAATACGAGGATTGTCGTGGGGACGCCGGGGAGGACGTTGGATTTGGCTGATGCGGgggatttggatttgagcag CGTATCCTACCTTGTGCTCGACGAGGCGGACCGAATGTTGGATCAGGGGTTCGAGAATGACATTAGAAGGATTATCGCTCATACGCCGGATCATACCAAGGGAAGACAAACTGTCATGT TCTCCGCTACCTGGCCTGAATCGGTTCGAAGActcgcttcttccttccttaACGATCCTATTCGAATAACCGTTGGGTCAGACGAGCTGTCGGCGAACAAGAGGATCGAGCAGGTTGTGGAGGTATTGGATAACTCGAGGGATAAAGA CGGTCGACTCCTATACCACCTCCGATCCCACCTCAAAGCCCACCCCAACACCCCTACCTCGCCCACACGTATCCTAGTCTTCGCACTGTACAAGAAAGAAGCGCAACGATTAGAATACACAATCAAACGAGCCAACTACAACGTCGGTGCCCTCCATGGAGATATGACACAGGATGCAAGGTTCAAAGCTCTCGATCTGTTCAAAACTGGTAAACAGAATGTACTGGTCGCTACGGATGTTGCTGCTAGGGGGTTGGATATTCCTGATGTGGGGTTGGTGATTAATGTGACTTTCCCTCTGActactg AGGACTTTGTCCACAGATGTGGTCGTACCGGACGAGCAGGCAAGACAGGAAAAGCAGTAACCTTCTTCACAGGTGAGAACCATGAGAAATCCCTAGCAGGAGAATTCATGAGAGTCCTGAGAGATGCTGGAGCGGAGATACCCAAGGAGATGGATAGGTTCCCTACGactatcaagaagaaggaacatGGGTCGTATGGTGCTTTTTATAAGGATACGAGTGATGCGCCGGCTGCTACTAAGATTACTTTTGATTAG
- a CDS encoding eukaryotic translation initiation factor 3 subunit C, with protein sequence MSFFAKLEGSSDSSSSSGSDSEESILSGDEGIAQDRKLAEAKKTKNKASMFLRSDAEDSDEESEEESDEDEEELSDSDDERAARGNKFLMGADSTDEEEEEEDKTVVLSAKDKRFAEMEAAIHNINNATRNNDWVLASTELDKVFRFIQRHQVTVVATTVSAAGHIPPSFLEILVSLEKDVNDTISSEKSAKKKMAPGKAKALNGLKQTLKKKQKEFEAVLKTYIEDPSAYTAAYEAANAAPAPKKVAKKVQLADGGDQEQSEDFMTIGKGGKALNLTPEGVFKTLREIFENRGRKNTDRTETIKILSKLLEVSETTYQKIRVLLALVPARLDYSQNLAHIPHESWVLGLNELDQLVTLLLDNPDYVVQETVGEYDDLVEREPQVVNGKKERVAVAGSMISLLESLDNEFTKTLQHTDAHEKGSDYIERLRQEAPLYTLIAKAQSLFERDATTDSTARAVVRRLEHVYAKPDIIIEHFESKIPSGIKSSVVPTETKRDAETLIHDLCVFIYGSDAPVLRARAILFHIFNHASHGRYHQARDLLLMSHLQDTIQHADVTTQILYNRAIMQLGLAAFKLGYIVECQTILGDMFATQRQKELLAQSVQRYQQQLSPEQELIEKRRLLPFHMHLNVELLEAAYLTSCMLIEVPLLASVDTEEQRRRVTSKVFKRLLDLADRQAFMGPPENTRDHIIKASKALQAGEWEKARDLILSIKIWSLLENVEQVKDILAKKIQEEGLRTYLFTYSSYYASLSLSHLSTTFSLPQQSVTSIISRMIYTDELPASLDQIDKVVIFHRVDQTEVQRLAQQLAERTSSLLEQNEKTLDLKLGSNQQNNNDQRSGQTTTNQEGGNKNERRGNNGGRGSYRGRGGRGRGGFNAGLGSTMGRRVTAQ encoded by the exons ATGTCCTTCTTCGCCAAACTCGAAGGAAGTTCcgactcctcttcttcctcaggCTCAGACTCTGAGGAATCCATCTTGTcaggagatgaggggataGCCCAAGATAGGAAATTGGCAGAGGCCAAAAAGACAAAAAACAAGGCCTCGATGTTTTTGAGAAGTGATGCGGAGgatagtgatgaggagagtgaggaggaaagtgatgaggatgaggaagagttgagtgatagtgatgatgagagagCT GCCCGAGGAAACAAGTTCTTGATGGGTGCTGACTCgactgatgaggaggaagaggaggaggataagacTGTTGTGTTGAGTGCTAAGGATAAGCG ATTCGCCGAAATGGAAGCAGCCATTcacaacatcaacaacgcCACCCGAAACAACGACTGGGTATTGGCTTCTACAGAATTAGACAAGGTGTTCAGGTTCATCCAACGACATCAAGTCACCGTAGTGGCTACTACAGTCTCTGCGGCAGGTCACATTCCACCATCATTCTTGGAAATCTTAGTATCCTTAGAGAAGGATGTCAACGATACCATCTCTTCTGAGAAAtcagccaagaagaagatggccCCTGGAAAGGCCAAGGCGTTGAACGGTCTCAAACAAaccttgaagaagaagcaaaaGGAGTTCGAAGCTGTTCTCAAGACCTACATCGAAGATCCCTCAGCTTACACTGCCGCATACGAAGCCGCCAATGCTGCTCCTGCGCCCAAGAAGGTAGCTAAGAAGGTGCAACTTGCTGACGGTGGAGATCAAGAGCAGAGTGAAGATTTCATGACGATTGGTAAAGGTGGTAAAGCCCTCAACTTGACTCCTGAGGGTGTATTCAAGACTCTTAGAGAGATCTTCGAAAATCGTGGAAGAAAG AACACCGACCGAACTGAAACTATCAAGATTCTCTCCAAACTCCTCGAAGTTTCCGAAACTACCTACCAAAAGATCCGAGTCCTCCTTGCTCTTGTTCCTGCTCGATTAGACTACTCCCAAAACCTCGCTCATATCCCACACGAATCTTGGGTTTTGGGCTTGAACGAGCTCGACCAACTCGTCACTTTGCTTTTGGATAATCCTGATTACGTCGTTCAAGAGACCGTAGGAGAGTATGACGATTTGGTAGAGAGAGAACCTCAAGTGGTCaatggaaagaaggagagagttGCGGTCGCTGGTAGTATGATCAGTCTCTTGGAGAGCTTGGACAATGAG TTCACTAAAACCCTCCAACATACCGATGCTCATGAGAAAGGATCCGACTACATTGAGCGATTAAGACAAGAGGCTCCCCTCTACACGCTTATCGCTAAAGCTCAATCTCTCTTCGAGCGAGACGCTACCACCGACTCCACCGCCCGAGCCGTCGTCCGACGATTGGAACATGTTTACGCCAAG CccgatatcatcatcgagcACTTTGAATCCAAGATCCCATCCGGCATCAAGTCGTCTGTCGTCCCAACCGAAACTAAGCGAGATGCCGAGACTCTCATCCACGACTTGTGTGTCTTCATCTACGGTTCCGATGCTCCTGTGTTACGTGCTCGAgcaatcctcttccacatcttcaaccaCGCTTCCCACGGACGATATCACCAAGCTCGAGATCTCTTACTCATGTCTCACCTGCAAGATACCATCCAACATGCCGACGTCACCACTCAAATCCTCTACAACCGAGCTATCATGCAATTAGGTCTTGCGGCTTTCAAGCTCGGCTACATTGTTGAATGCCAAACCATCCTTGGAGACATGTTCGCTACTCAACGACAAAAGGAGTTGCTCGCCCAGTCGGTACAAAGGTATCAGCAGCAACTTTCGCCTGAACAGGAATTGATCGAAAAACGAAGATTACTCCCATTCCATATGCACCTCAACGTGGAGCTTCTCGAAGCTGCATACCTGACTTCGTGCATGTTGATTGAAGTCCCCCTCTTGGCTTCTGTAGATACCGAAGAGCAAAGACGAAGAGTCACTTCCAAGGTATTCAAGAGGTTGTTGGATTTGGCGGATAGGCAGGCGTTCATGGGTCCCCCCGAGAACACACGAGATCACATCATCAAGGCCTCGAAGGCGTTGCAAGctggagaatgggagaaggCGAGGGATCTTATCTTGTCAATCAAGATTTGGTCGTTGTTGGAGAACGTCGAGCAGGTGAAGGATATCTTGGCCAA GAaaatccaagaagaaggactCCGAACCTACCTCTTCACCTATTCATCATACTAcgcttccctctccctctcccacttatccaccaccttctctctccctcaacaGAGCGTCACATCCATAATCTCCCGAATGATCTACACCGACGAGCTCCCGGCCTCCCTCGACCAAATCGATAAAGTCGTGATCTTCCACCGAGTCGACCAAACGGAAGTTCAACGATTGGCCCAACAGCTCGCCGAGAGGACTTCATCGTTATTGGAGCAGAATGAGAAGACCCTGGATCTGAAATTGGGTTCTAATCAGCAGAATAACAATGATCAGAGATCTGGTCAGACCACGACCAACCAGGAGGGAGGGAACAAGAATGAACGAAGGGGAAATAACGGTGGGAGGGGATCGTATAGGGgtagaggtgggagaggtagaggtggattTAATGCTGGACTGGGGTCTACGATGGGTAGAAGAGTTACGGCTCAATAG